The nucleotide window TAATTGCAGGTACAAAGAAAATTCCTTGGACGTTCAATGGAGGAACAATTTAAGATGCTGCTCGAAAATGTGTCAATGCATAAAATTAATCCAAAAAGGGATTCCAATAAAGCCATATCCCATCCCTGTCCACAACACTGCACATACTTCACTATAACTTAGGTAGACACATTGGTTTCTGATCAGAATTCCGTTTTGAAGAAATCTTCAGCATACCCTGTGCTCCAGAGGAGAATGCATTTATCTGTTGATAAATTGATATGTCTGCTTCTCCATCCACATCTTGTTTATCTGCAGCTCTTACATCTTTATCTTGTTCTCCCAGGATTGAATTCCTCTTACTCTTTGTACATACCTGGGGGAAAATGCTCCATGCCACTGAGATTTGGATGAAAGCCTTTATTTTTCGCTTTTCGACTGAAGTACAGGTGACATAAAGAAAATGTGGTGTTTGCTgcctctgttgtttttattgtaaattaaaaaaaaacgttacacAGCCAAGTCTGGTTTAACTCACAAGAGTATCCTACAGAAATTCTCTCTGCAACAGTTCAACCCTACATCAATTCATACCTCCATTTTGTACCTGTAAACAAACCGTTTAATACCCTAACCCTACGCCATGGCATTATTAGTTTACTTTTCATTGTAGCTACAATTATTTGTTCCCCTCACAGAATTAGGcttaaagttatatttttctttaacaaatttcttctgactggaaaaaATATCAATGTTTCACAGTGGTCCAGCCAGAATCTGATAGAGAAGCTACGGAGCGAGCTGAAGATTAgagtgatggcaaggaggccttcacATCTTAAAGACTCAGAGCTCATCACCAAATGTAAATTGTAAAAATTCCAGAGGAAAGCTGGTAGGTAATCATAAGAAGGGTTTGATAGCtgtaatgtaaataaagatttttcatTGATTGTTGAGAAGGCTAGAAACAATTTGCAGCATGCCATTTCTagttaaatgtaaacaaaaggttttttttctattaatttatACTCATTTTACACTGTGTCACTTTTTTGAGAGATTCTCTTCCTATTTCTTGTTATCTTTTTGGCtgcattaaaactattttatatCTACGTTTGGACAGTGTACGAATAGTTTTGGGCTGTAGTGTAAGAACTCCCATTAATTATGGAGATAATTGTTGTGAAATCCCCAACTTTCACgtctaatttaaaacaattgcATACAACTATCTGAAAACTTTGTATTGCACGCTGTTCCCAACTTTTCTGGATCCGATCCCTGAACCAGTTGACTCTTAGGATTTATGATAGATTATGACCCCTGATTAAACAACCCTAAGTGACCTCcctctggtatttatttttagttggaATCATGAAACCACATTTTTCCTACTGAAGACTGAGTTGAACAGATCATACGTTGATAAAGAGCCCCCTGGCCGGTACAAACTGACGCGTTCTCGGTAGGAGAGGCCAACATTTCATACCCAAAAACTTTGAGTACTGAGacaccaaaacaaatgaaaggtTAGGAAAAGGTACAAGGTATAACAGGCCTTTTGGTCATCATTTGACTCAATTCATGGCTGTTGCTCAGACATAATTCTAATACAAGTCCCTGCTGATCCTCTAGCAACAGTTTTGGGTTGTGGTAGAATAAGGCTACAATGATGAACCCCCTCATCTGTACACCTCTGTGCCCGGTACTATCTGAATCCGAAATATTCTTGCCTTTGGACACTGTGACTCGAACACTAAAAAAGGCAGcgtaaacaaaatgaaataccATATACTGAATGACGATTGGTGAAAACCCGTGGCTGGATCTTTTCGAATATACATAATCTTACATCCTCACCGAGGAATAATTTTAAATGAGTAacaccccgcccccctcccATTTCTGTGTAGCAAATACAAAGCAGGATCTGACATCAATGAGCTCAGCGTCTAAAGAGAAGGTGAATCAACCAttaggaggaaagaaaaaaagcacaagtaTACTTTTATGAGAATACCGAATGATTAAAATGTACAtaatatgttttatattttttttcaaacaatcaAAACCAGCAATGCATACCTTTGACTCTTTTACCTCATAATGCCCTAGAACTAGAACATGTTCTAACACTCTCTgaaatcacagttttttttaaagacaaaatcatATCTACAATAAGAAGTGTTGATTTGTAACTAGAATGAAAAAGAATCCCCAGCCTTTTTTCCCTACCCAGAACCCCCACCCAGTCCCACCCACAACCCACCTTTCCGAGGATGCGGAactaagaaaacaaaagaaaaaagaaaaaagaaagttgaaGTTGACTCTGGCTGCGAGTGCAGTGGTCACATATCCTATCCATACGCCAACCCAATTGAGACCATTCGTCCGGACCTGATGTCTGATATAGTGAACAATATTCGCTCTAAAAAAAAGCCAAGGAACAACACATAATCAGAACAGGTTTGCTGTACATAGTAGAACCGGAGGTTTCCGTGCATGTCATCCCGTGGGGTAATGGCGGAGGGTGGGTCGGGGCGGGGATCAAAGGTGGTTCCAATGACCTCACTGAGCCGGTGCCTGGACAGACGAGCCACCGCTGATTTCTCGAGCTGCAGATAAGGATTTCTGAGTACGATAAGTATCAATAAAAGGTCAATGGGACTCTGAGACATCTTTTCTCTCTCAAGAGCGTtcgcttcctttttttttcttctttttttttttttgcttttcttttttttagcaaaaatatCATGCAGTCTTTAGTTCTGAAACCCCCCCGGTGGGGATCTCATGTTTGTTTCAGGAGGAAAAAGAAACTCAAAGCGTTGAAGTTCTTCTCGCACAAGTATTCTTTAACATTCAAGTCATCCTAGCAATACTTTGTACAGCAGAAAGGTCCTTCAGATTTCacgtgtatatataaatataatatatggAAATATGCATATACATATTTTCAACttgtatatgtgtatacatattttGGAACTGTATCAAAGCCAATTTAATGTGCTCTCAAAATATGGCCCATGATTCCTAGTGGGATGCACATCAATTCACATAGTACAACCAGTAGATTAGGTTGAAAAATCCAAAGGTGATGGGGAAAATGACCCGGGACCACTTGTCAATGGTGCTAACATCTGACAGGTTTGGGATTTTCAACTTGAGCTTCGAGGAGCGTCGTCGTAGCCGACAGTTGGCCCGGCTCCGCATGGCGCTCCGGTCCAGCGAGTGGGGACTGTAGCCATCCCGCGGCGCCATGGGCTTCCTAAACTGGACCCCGGAGCTGTCGAAGGACATGACGGAATTCCGAGAGTCACCGATGCTGCTCCCCACGTCGGAAGGCATCACCTCATTGTTCATGTCCAGAGTGGTGAGGAGGATGTTTCCGTAAGCATCCACCTGCGAGGCGACAGCAAAGACACACAAAGTCAAGGAGGAGTGCAAAAATGATAATCAGCAGCCCCACAATCCCCGCAAACATCTAACAGGACATTCTAAGCCCCCCTCCCACCCTTTAAGCTGTTAAGCTAAAGCAAAATGCAGGGATGATATGGAATGTAATTCCTTGCATGCAACAGAAATAGTTAGCTTCTTTATATAGACATTTATTAGTGATTCCTTTTACTTTTAGAACAGTGACAAGTAATCTGAACAGTACTGATAATAAAACTGGCTGGCCCACAGCTGATATGATTGCTAAATACATGTACCCCAACTTTTCTTTGTTCCTCGAGATACAGATTTCTTCGCTGTGTAAATGACCTGAAGGTGTTGGTTTGAAACGGCACGGAAATGGAGTCCTTgcaatgtgaaagaaaaaaatgaaaagaacattaaaaggaCTCTAGAATACAGGCAGATCATCATAGTTTCTCATAAATAGCACAGTATATAGAACAGAGAGTTAACAGGAAGAACTTTCTGTACAGGCATAACATTTAGTACTTCACACCCAAAGATGCAGTGGGTGGGCTTCGTTCCGTCTCACCCTTTCAGCAACTGGTTAGGGAAAAAGATCTAGTTGCCAACggtaaattttttttgtgttttcacactTTCTTTGATtcgctctaaaaaaaaaaaaagtctttaaataCAAGGTAGCAGAGTGAGTGGGAATAAAGCCTACAGCATCAACATAGACAACAATCTAAATAAGAAATGAGAATGTTTACACCACTGTTGAGTTAGATGAATAGGTATCTCAATGAGAAAGTCTATGCTCGATAAAAAGCAGTCAGTGCTTGAGGGAGAAGCAATGGACGATGGTGGGTGACTGCATATTACGCTGCGGTGACATCGGTAAGCATGTGGAGAATTACTTTGTGTACAAGTGGTTTTACAGAAAATGACTATGGCCGGTAGAAAACAAGTCTTTTCCACACATGTGATTTCTGagaggtaagaaaaaaaaaaaaagagcgcgAATCAGCAGAAGGAAGATGCAAACCTGTTCCCTCAGGCGCTTCTCTTCGTATCTCGTGCGCTCGTTGTTGACTTTGCCCAGCCTCTCATTGATTTTCTTCTGCTGCGCGGGGCCCCGGCcaaagaacacataatttacaAAGGCATATTCAAGCAGGGCCAGGAACACGAACACAAAACAGCCCATGAGGTAGACGTCGATGGCTTTCACGTAGGGAATCTTTGGGAGGGTCTCCCTAAGGTGGGTGTTAATCGTGGTCATGGTAAGCACCGTTGTCACACCTTAGCAAAGacaaatataaagaaatctTCGTTAGACACAGAGCTCATAGAGTTCATTGTCTATCTATATCTTCATTTCACATATGTCTTCAGCTTTTCATTTGCTTTTGATAACTTCTCTACatttttctctatttatttatcaatatagattttaaaaaaattctactCTGgaagttttatttcatttagatttCACCAAAGTACGTTTTTGAGACTTCCCAGataaaaaatcataatttacttcaaacagaaagaagcatatggttaaaatttaaaacaatagttAAAACAAATTCATTCATATAGATAATCATGAACAAatacaataatattttaaaaaagaacgaAGGGACAGCATGTTTAAATGTCTCCATCTGCTTTTTAAATGAGTTCAGACTCTCTTGACAATGCAAAAATAGTGGAAGCTTGTACACCTCGAGATGCAACAGTCTGGAAAGAGCGATTTATATCTGGGCTTTAGGATGGCTTGCAAATGTTGGTTTAAGGACCTAAGGGTTTGAGTTGAAGTCGCTTTAAAGGGGTCATGACAgcaaattgatttttttctttaggttttGGGGGTTTAACCGGTttcccaaatatggttgtagcaaatcagagtgaagtcaactaggtAAAGCTGCATATCATCACCGCACCAAACCCTAAGGATGGAAATCTGGCCCGTCAAAACAACCCCCTACAAAAAAGTTACATTATTTTTCTCATGAAATTATTTTGAGTTGTACATATGCAACAATATCAGCTACAGTACATGAAatagtttatacagtgatgtcaccacccttttaaaaattatataatacacAAAGGAGCTTGACCATGCAGGGCCCTGAAAGTTAAAGTCagggttttaaaatgaattctAAAATGAACCAGTTGCAAGTGCAGATGCCTGAAGACAAGAGTGATGGGAGCTTTTTGAACATATTTCATCCcccataaaaacattaaaactacTTAGAGTTGTAGAACTTTAAGTAGATAACTTTCACAGGACAGACACTCTTTAAAAGGAGGTTTGAGAGAAACAAAAGCAGGTAATTTTAAGAACTGGCATGAAAACTGCagtataagtatatatatatatatatatatatatatatatatatatatatatatatatatatatatatatatatatatatattaaaatctggatttaattacagtattttATACTGTATAgcttctttaaaacaaagtatGCAGAACGTGTTAAGGTCTAGTTTTTGACAATAAAGTCAtcttaaatataatataattatctTGGCCCCACTCTGACGGGCTGCAAACTTGATGACTGATCTGTTTCATTAAATGGTAGGTGCTCCAAAACATCTCTACCCCCAAAAAACGTATTTGCGTAAGTCCAAATCAGGGCGTTAAGCAATGCACTGCTTTACAACAGTAGTAAGTAGGTggataagtttaaagcagggctggtttataaaataactgaaaatagAGTTACTAAGACATGGCCTTCCACCTGAACTGAGAGGGAAACAGGAAAAATTCCATTGGAAGTttggaggagttgcagagatccacagctcaggtgggaaaatgtGCTAACAGCACAACTATTAGCTGTGCACTTCAGAAATCTCATCTTTATCTAAGAATGACAAGTAAAAAGCCGTTGTTGAAAGAATTCGCAGTTAACGTTTGCGACAAACAATCTAATGGGTTCGGCAAATGTGCGGAAGAGGGTTGTCTGGTGAGTAGAGcgcaaaactgaactttttaacCAACATGAAAAACATGTGGGGAGGAAAACACACCAtcctcacagtgaaacatggtggtggcagcattgtgctaCTGGGAAGCTTCTGGTTAGAGTTGACAGCATGAAGGTTGGAGGTAAATACAGGGTCATGCTGaaggaaaacaattaaaagcgGAAATTTGAAGTTAAAATGGGACAAAATATAAAACGGTTCTAGGGATACAGACACTTTATCCAGGCACGGTACCTTTGAATTGTTAACATACAGGGGACAGTTCAGAATCTGGTTTATCTTTTTTGATAGCAACCCAGTATTTACTGTAGTATTATAGAAAATCCTGCTTTATGTTGTTCCATTTTATCATGCATTACAAATATAAAGCTATAAATAGAGAAATAAATCAAGCGGGAGACCGTGATGCTTTTGCTTCTGAGAAATTACAGATTCAATTTTAGCAGTTTCGACTATTAAAACTGGCAACTGAAGTTGTCATTGTTGACATGCAAATAATACATTCGAACAATTAGACATGAAATCACCGAGTGTTGTTCCTTTTAGGGTTATTACTCAGCCCAAATTAGGTACAATATTAGTGTGGATTACACTGTATCCCCgctgttcctattttttttatttttttttaaacaaaagccaATTTGTGGCAGCAGCAAACAGCAGCAAGGGAAATTCAAAATGAGAAACATAGCGAAACAAAATTAACAGGAGTTGCTTGTAACCTGCAGCTACAGGAGTTTACTTGCTTATTTTGTGCCTCATAAATGTGGAAGACTTGTGCAGGTACGTTTGCACATGTGTGACAGCTGtgtgttgtttgtttctgtgataATGAGTGGATTCATATGGGGGCAGTAGGAAGTTTAATAATGTAGCAGTGGCTGTGTCTTACCGAGGGCCACGCGAGCTGCAGAGGCATCATAATTGATCCAGAAGGAGACCCAGGAGAGGATGGTGATCAAGATGGAGGGCATGTATGTCTGCAAGATGAAATAGCCTATGTTCCTCTTAATCCTGAAACTCAATGAAAGCCTTGGATATGAACCTGTGTGGAAATAGAATGGAGCGATACCTCAGAAAAGTCaaggacaaaaggaaaaaatagcTATactaaaacagaaagaaagaaagaaagaaagaaagaaagaaagaaagaaagaaagaaagaaagaaagaaagaaagaaagaaagaaagaaagaaagaaagaaagaaagaaagaaagaaagaaagaaagaaagaaagaaaacgggGAAATGTCGACATAAGTCAAGAGTTCCAAAGTCTGCACTTTGACAACGCACAGGATAGTCATTTCTCCATTTGTTCAGATGGAGTACTTAATTTCCCCAAAGCGATAGATTCCTTTCCAGGGACAAGTTCGATTCCAATTAAACATGGCAGAAAGTCGCAAACACGGCACATTTTTCTGCAAGCCCCTATCTCAGCAGGCAGCTCCAGCATCCCTCTGAGAATTGTCACAGTGAGCtgcttctgcttttcttttgcaCTTTCTCTGTCCTCTAAACATTACCAAATGAGCATTTTAAAACTGGAAGATTGCTGTCCGCGCCTTCACACTGGAGCAATTCGGGATTTGTACACAGAAAGGGAATCTGGGCAAATTCTGCAGTAAGACACCCACGCCGCTCCTTGTGCCAAATAGAAGTATGGAGTTTTAAGTATTCTGCATTCTGCACCTATAAAATTGTTGTTTATGGAGTGCTAGACAATCTTTTTAGTGTAATCAGACAGTCAGTCAGATTAGATCTTACCTGTAGTAAACCTGACCTCCCTGGAGACCAAGCGAATGTCCACAATGGAGAACTGAGGTAACTCCAACTTGTCAACCCCGGTCACGGCGTTGTCGTCTCCTTGCCAAAAAAATACGATGTCATCTGTTGTATATCCATCTGTGTCGGAGTCAAAACAAATTGAAGGAGAAAGAAGAGAGGAAATTAATTTTTGATGAAGACATAACAAAGTTTCCTTTAACAATCTGTTGCAAGAGTATGAATGAAGAGTAAAGGCCTCTATGGTAAACTTAGCTCATTATCTACAATACCACAGGCATTGGTGCACCGCTGGTTCTTTTATTGTTATAGGTTGCTGGTCTTTGGCTTATTGGCTGCAACTAACATTATAGGCTGATAAAACAACTTGTTATATAGAACTTTTGAAAAGTGATGGTAAGTTATCTCACTTCCAGATACAGACAGAAATTTGACCTGCATGGCATGACCGTTTTCAGCACttcgggtgttttttttttttttttcagagtttCTCTCCCATTGGCTTGAATTGTCTTGATCCATCACTGTCGACGTTGTACTAATGTTGTACCCGTAACATTGCACCTGTTCCTGTTGACCGTTTCCAAAGAGGACCTTGAGCATTGGAGCATTCTGTGGCAGAGTGCAAAACAGTCACCTTAAAAATGTCCTGCTGTCCCAAGAGGAAGAGAACAATTATCTCAGGGTCTTGCTCTCAAGGCCACATAGAAAGGAGTTGGAGTAGCCTCTAAAGTTCTGTAGATGCAAGGGGCACCAATTCGCCAATTCCTCTCACAGTGATGTGCTAGATCATGAAAAAACTGCTTTTGTGGCACAAATGATTTtaaatttcttcttcttctttttttttaaagtgctcgTGCCACCCCCTACGTGTCATGGAAAAAAACAGTTCGCCCATGACAAAAAATGCTAGTGGAGCAGAGCCAAGACTTGCTTCAGAAAGTATGTTTCATAAATGGCTTGGGAATGTCTCGGAGTCAATTTGAGTAATTTGGAAGATGTAACTGGGAAGAATGACTGTATATGACTGCTTCAGGTGTTCCACCTCCTACACAGCCCAGGAGAAGTGAAAGTaggggtggatggatggatgcatgtaTCCATCAACAAACCTGAAAGTTAGAAATATAATTTCTGCTGAAATAGCGTTGCTATACAAAAATACCAAACAAGATGCACACTCTATTATGGTttcctaaaatatttaaattaaatacagtTGTATCTATGGCATACAATAAAAACTATTCAACCATCATGTCACGTTAATATTATTTTCATAGCAATTAACATGtattttcatgtaaaatgtTCAGAACTGTTGGAAAGTTGCAGTGCAAGGGGTGTAGCAATATATGGGCCACCCAACACAAACAAATTTCTAGAACATGTCAAGCTCAGACCTAAATCTGTCAGGCTACAATTACATGCTCCACTCTCCAGACTCTCATGAAGCTATATCACTGCATGTATTACGACCAGCATGAATATTCATTAACATGTGTCACATGCAATGACGCTGCCACGCATTCCCTACTGGCAATGCAATTGAAAGTGACTACAGGAGTAGATTTATGGGCGTAAGCTAGCAAGCACTTGCTCCAGAGCTATTTCTCAATCGGGGTAAGTGTTACCACATTTCACATTCTGCAGCCCTACATGCGGACCTGGGTGGTATTAAACTTACTACCGGACCAGGATTCATTACCATTAAATCTCTCCGGGAGGTTATAGGGTAAGAAAATGTGACATTGTCCATGAAATTGAAGCAACTGACTGCCTAATCCATCAAACTGATGGTTAATGCACAGGAGTCACTAGTGCAAAGCACTCCATGAGCATAAACAGCAGATATTCTTGCAACTTTTTAATTCATGGCCTGTCTATATTTCATTGCTTACTCCAGCGCCCTGGAGGTAACATTCTGCAGTTCTTATGCTGAACAGCTCGTACCAGAAGAAATATGATGTATCGAGCAGGTCTGCATGACTGATGGTGTGATCAGTGAAAATGATCACACAAATGCAATTTCTAATTACacaacaagttttttttttccttcttgagAATAATGATTTATCTAACTTAACCTGAAAGTATCTGGAGGCATGattacttggtgtttttttttttatgtgtatgtgGAATACCAGGCATCTTTAGAGAAACCATGGCTCCATTTGTTTTGAACGAATATTAATATATGATTACTGTTTGGGAAAACTCAATGTTGAGTTAGCAAATGTGAAGCAAGCATTTTAACCCATACAATGTTTCACATCTGAATTTGAAATTTGTAGAGGAATATACCTAGTAATATAGCAATGTAGGCTGAATTGAGaattatttcataaatatttaACAGTAACCCTGTACAGTGTCGAGAGAGGCTGCATTGCATTTGCTTCAGGCACCAATGACACCTGGCACCACTGGGGCTTGTTAAGTGATTCATCCATTAGCATGAAGGTATAAGATTTCTAGCTTATCAGACTTTAAAAATAGT belongs to Fundulus heteroclitus isolate FHET01 chromosome 11, MU-UCD_Fhet_4.1, whole genome shotgun sequence and includes:
- the gabrb4 gene encoding gamma-aminobutyric acid receptor subunit beta-4 translates to MLGRQEEKICGIFSALAALSFLCFVQSSTTGSTGMSVAKTTVDKLLKGYDIRLRPDFGGPPVIVGMSINIASIDSISEVNMDYTITMYFQQSWRDKRLAYGELNLNLTLDNRVADQLWLPDTYFLNDKKSFLHGVTVKNRMIRLHPDGTVLYGLRITTTAACMMDLRRYPLDEQNCTLEIESYGYTTDDIVFFWQGDDNAVTGVDKLELPQFSIVDIRLVSREVRFTTGSYPRLSLSFRIKRNIGYFILQTYMPSILITILSWVSFWINYDASAARVALGVTTVLTMTTINTHLRETLPKIPYVKAIDVYLMGCFVFVFLALLEYAFVNYVFFGRGPAQQKKINERLGKVNNERTRYEEKRLREQDSISVPFQTNTFRSFTQRRNLYLEEQRKVGVDAYGNILLTTLDMNNEVMPSDVGSSIGDSRNSVMSFDSSGVQFRKPMAPRDGYSPHSLDRSAMRSRANCRLRRRSSKLKLKIPNLSDVSTIDKWSRVIFPITFGFFNLIYWLYYVN